One window from the genome of Nicotiana tomentosiformis chromosome 5, ASM39032v3, whole genome shotgun sequence encodes:
- the LOC138892517 gene encoding uncharacterized protein, whose translation MKRPLAPLLQILARYQKDEKYKKFVEMLKQIHVNIPLINALREMHGYAKMMKDLMSPEFDFQDLATVTLTQTCSAVVTRPIDEKLSDPGSFTIPCTIGSYAFAKALFVILDCRVDKEISIILGRPFLANGRALIDCENRELKMRLNDEEITFNV comes from the exons ATGAAGCGACCTCTAGCACCCTTACTACAGATATTGGCCAGATATCAGAAAGATGAGAAGTATAAGAAATTCGTGGAGATGTTAAAGCAAATCCATGTGAACATTCCATTGATTAACGCCTTGAGGGAGATGCATgggtatgcaaaaatgatgaaggacttgatgtctcccgagttcgactttcaagacttggccacGGTTACACTAACTCAGACATGTAGTGCTGTAGTGACGAGACCCATAGATGAGAAGTTGTCCGacccagggagtttcacaatcccatgcacaataggcagctatgcttttgctaaagcatt ATTTGTCATTCTGGACTGCCGGGTTGACAAGGAGATttccataattttgggaagaccattcTTGGCCAATGGGAGAGCTCTAATTGATTGTGAAAATAGGGAGCTAAAGATGAGACTAAATGATGAAGAGATAACATTCAATGTGTAG